A genome region from Jeongeupia sp. HS-3 includes the following:
- a CDS encoding efflux RND transporter permease subunit, giving the protein MFSKFFIERPIFASVISIIITLAGLVSMKALPVEQYPNIVPPVVSVTTAYPGASPEVIAETVAAPIEQQVNGVENMIYMQSSGASNGAMNLNVYFNIGTDPDLATINVNNRVQAAMAQLPDTVKKQGVTVQKKSSSILAFVTLDSPDGSLDSLFLANYANLNVVDALKRLNGVGDIMVMGAGDYSMRVWLRPDKLAQLGLSTADVVNAINEQNQQFAAGKVGAAPTKEPLEFTYTASAKGRLETTEEFGNIILRSNSDGSQTKLKDVARIQLGADNYDMVAKHNGKDTVGIAVYLQPGANALKVLDSVRTTMDGMKTRFPKGMEYSIPYDTTKFVKISIEEVVHTLFEAIILVFIVVYIFLQNARATLIPCLAVPVSLIGTFAGMYVLGFSINLLTLFGMVLAIGIVVDDAIVVLENVERIMRTEKCSPKDAAIKAMEEVSGPVVAIVLVLCSVFLPVAFMGGMTGQMYKQFAVTIAVSVVISGLVALTLTPALCALILKPTHSEPNRFFRWFNRSFDKMTNGYVAGVSFLNRRVLVAFTLFGTMIVLLVVLFYRVPGGLVPDEDQGYLMVVPVLPDAASLTRTQAVTSTLDAGFVKNKDIDQVLTFSGFDLLSSSYRSNAAATFVTLKDWKEREGEGQDSFSLAKQVMGFGAHSVKDAVVLAFNPPPITGMSTTGGLEAYIQSRGTTDPKQIEAAIQSFIEAAKKRPEFSSVTTTYRANVPQMYFDLDREKAKTLGVPVDQVFQTLSATFGSLYVNDFNKFGRTYKVELQSEADFRSRPSDIRNVFVRSASGQMIPLDSLVTVKPVTGPELVERFNVFAAGKVMLQPAAGYSTGQAITAAEEIATQDLGSDYTLAWMGSAYQQKLAGSTSTQAFVFGIIMVFLILAAQYERWTLPIAVVTAVPFGLFGALLAVWLRDLNNDVYFQIGLVTLIGLAAKNAILIVEFAVEKHHEGMTLLDAALEASRLRFRPIVMTSLAFILGCVPLVTSSGAGAASRHSIGTGVIGGMLAATCLATFFVPLFFRLIMGLGKKKEAAPTAGDHHA; this is encoded by the coding sequence ATGTTTTCCAAATTCTTTATCGAACGGCCGATCTTCGCCAGCGTCATCTCGATCATCATCACCCTTGCCGGGCTGGTGTCGATGAAGGCGCTGCCGGTCGAGCAGTATCCGAACATCGTCCCGCCGGTGGTGTCCGTCACCACGGCGTATCCGGGCGCCTCGCCGGAGGTGATTGCCGAAACCGTTGCCGCACCGATCGAACAGCAGGTCAACGGCGTCGAGAACATGATCTACATGCAGTCGTCCGGTGCATCGAACGGCGCGATGAACCTCAACGTCTACTTCAATATCGGTACCGACCCCGACCTGGCGACCATCAACGTCAACAACCGGGTCCAGGCCGCCATGGCGCAATTGCCGGACACGGTGAAGAAGCAAGGCGTGACGGTACAGAAGAAATCATCGTCGATTCTCGCCTTCGTCACGCTCGACTCACCCGACGGCAGTCTTGATTCGCTGTTCCTCGCCAACTACGCCAACCTCAACGTTGTCGATGCACTCAAGCGGTTGAACGGCGTCGGCGACATCATGGTGATGGGCGCCGGCGACTACTCGATGCGCGTCTGGCTGCGCCCGGACAAGCTCGCCCAGCTCGGCCTGAGCACGGCCGACGTCGTCAACGCGATCAACGAGCAGAACCAGCAGTTCGCCGCCGGCAAGGTGGGCGCCGCACCGACCAAGGAACCGCTCGAGTTCACCTACACCGCCTCCGCCAAAGGCCGGCTCGAGACGACCGAGGAATTCGGCAACATCATCCTGCGCTCGAATTCCGACGGCTCGCAGACCAAGCTCAAGGACGTCGCACGCATCCAGCTCGGTGCCGACAACTACGACATGGTTGCCAAGCACAACGGCAAGGATACCGTCGGTATCGCGGTCTATCTGCAGCCGGGCGCCAACGCGCTCAAGGTGCTGGATTCCGTGCGCACCACCATGGACGGGATGAAAACACGCTTCCCCAAGGGCATGGAATACAGCATCCCGTATGACACAACCAAGTTCGTCAAGATTTCGATCGAGGAAGTCGTCCATACGCTGTTCGAAGCCATCATTCTCGTTTTCATCGTCGTCTATATCTTCCTGCAGAACGCCCGCGCCACACTGATCCCCTGCCTGGCCGTTCCGGTCTCGCTGATCGGCACCTTTGCCGGCATGTATGTGCTCGGATTCTCGATCAACCTGCTGACGCTGTTCGGCATGGTGCTGGCGATCGGTATCGTCGTCGACGACGCGATCGTCGTGCTCGAGAACGTCGAGCGGATCATGCGCACCGAGAAATGCTCACCCAAGGACGCGGCAATCAAGGCGATGGAAGAAGTGTCCGGCCCGGTCGTCGCGATCGTGCTGGTGCTGTGCTCGGTCTTCCTGCCCGTGGCCTTCATGGGCGGCATGACCGGCCAGATGTACAAACAGTTCGCCGTCACCATTGCCGTTTCGGTGGTGATTTCAGGCCTGGTCGCACTGACGCTGACCCCGGCCTTGTGCGCACTGATCCTCAAACCGACGCATTCGGAACCGAACCGCTTCTTCCGCTGGTTCAACCGCAGCTTCGACAAGATGACCAATGGCTACGTGGCGGGTGTCTCGTTTCTGAACCGCCGGGTACTGGTCGCGTTCACCCTGTTCGGCACGATGATCGTGCTGCTCGTGGTGCTGTTCTACCGCGTCCCGGGTGGTCTGGTGCCGGACGAAGACCAGGGCTATCTGATGGTCGTACCGGTGCTACCGGATGCCGCATCGCTGACCCGTACCCAGGCCGTCACCAGCACGCTGGATGCAGGCTTCGTCAAGAACAAGGATATCGATCAGGTTCTCACCTTCTCCGGCTTTGACCTGCTGTCGAGTTCCTACCGCTCCAATGCGGCCGCGACCTTCGTGACGTTGAAGGACTGGAAAGAGCGCGAGGGCGAAGGCCAGGACTCATTCTCGCTCGCCAAGCAGGTGATGGGCTTTGGTGCCCACTCGGTCAAGGATGCCGTGGTGCTGGCGTTCAACCCGCCACCCATTACCGGCATGTCGACGACCGGGGGCCTGGAAGCCTACATCCAGAGCCGTGGCACGACCGATCCTAAGCAGATCGAGGCGGCGATCCAGTCGTTCATCGAAGCGGCAAAGAAGCGGCCGGAGTTCTCCAGCGTAACGACGACGTATCGCGCCAACGTGCCGCAGATGTACTTCGACCTTGATCGCGAGAAGGCCAAGACGCTCGGCGTGCCGGTCGACCAGGTCTTCCAGACGCTGTCGGCGACGTTCGGCTCGCTCTACGTCAACGACTTCAACAAGTTCGGTCGCACCTACAAGGTCGAGCTGCAGTCCGAAGCCGACTTCCGCTCGCGCCCCAGCGACATCCGCAACGTGTTCGTGCGCTCGGCCAGTGGCCAGATGATTCCGCTCGACTCGCTCGTTACGGTCAAGCCGGTCACCGGCCCGGAACTGGTCGAACGCTTCAACGTGTTCGCCGCCGGCAAGGTAATGCTGCAGCCGGCCGCCGGCTACTCGACCGGCCAGGCGATCACCGCCGCCGAAGAAATCGCCACCCAGGATCTCGGCTCGGACTACACGCTCGCGTGGATGGGCAGCGCTTACCAGCAGAAACTCGCCGGCAGCACGTCGACGCAGGCATTCGTGTTCGGGATCATCATGGTGTTCCTGATCCTGGCCGCACAGTACGAACGCTGGACCTTGCCGATCGCGGTGGTGACCGCAGTACCGTTCGGCCTGTTCGGCGCGCTGCTCGCGGTCTGGCTACGCGACCTCAACAACGACGTGTACTTCCAGATCGGGCTGGTGACACTGATCGGTCTGGCGGCGAAAAACGCGATTCTGATCGTCGAATTTGCCGTCGAGAAACACCACGAAGGCATGACCTTGCTCGATGCTGCGCTGGAAGCATCCCGACTGCGCTTCCGGCCGATCGTGATGACGTCACTCGCCTTCATCCTCGGTTGCGTCCCGCTTGTCACCTCGAGCGGTGCCGGCGCCGCCAGCCGCCACTCGATCGGCACCGGCGTGATCGGCGGCATGCTCGCTGCAACCTGCCTTGCCACCTTCTTCGTTCCGCTCTTCTTCCGACTGATCATGGGCTTGGGCAAGAAGAAAGAAGCCGCGCCGACCGCGGGAGATCACCATGCCTAA
- a CDS encoding efflux RND transporter periplasmic adaptor subunit: MPSRRFKAIPTLITAALIIGLAGCEQKAPPQAPPPQVGVITMKKLTVPYTYEAVGQTAGYREIDVRARVDGILLKRVYTEGKPVKEGQTLFQIDPAPFKAALDQALGVQAQAKASLTKATADRDRIVPLFKENAVSKKDFDDANAAYDAAVANLAAATAKTDEARINLGYTTVVAPISGMASKINFSEGSLVSPTTNGGLLTTIVQLDPLYANFSFSEAEKLALDKAAQRGSITLPEGRSYQVSLKLADGSTFKHSGRIDFSDSKVDPATGTIKARAVIPNPEGDLLPGQFVRVVIDGAQLNNAMLIPQRAVVQFQADKAVMVLNDKNIVAPRVVQLGQERGNEFVVISGLKDGDRVIVDGVLKARPGQPVNPVQAGASAPAAAK, encoded by the coding sequence GTGCCTAGCCGCAGATTTAAAGCGATCCCCACTCTTATTACCGCCGCATTGATCATTGGTCTGGCCGGTTGCGAACAGAAAGCCCCACCTCAAGCACCGCCGCCGCAAGTGGGCGTCATCACCATGAAGAAGCTGACCGTGCCGTACACTTACGAAGCGGTTGGCCAGACGGCGGGGTATCGCGAAATCGACGTGCGCGCGCGGGTAGACGGCATCTTGCTCAAGCGGGTGTACACCGAAGGCAAACCGGTCAAGGAAGGTCAAACGCTGTTCCAGATCGATCCGGCGCCGTTCAAGGCTGCACTCGATCAGGCGCTCGGCGTACAGGCGCAAGCCAAGGCATCACTGACCAAGGCCACCGCCGATCGCGACCGCATCGTGCCACTATTCAAGGAAAACGCCGTCTCGAAGAAGGATTTCGACGACGCCAATGCCGCCTACGACGCCGCGGTGGCCAACCTTGCCGCCGCGACCGCCAAGACCGACGAGGCGCGCATCAACCTCGGCTACACCACCGTCGTGGCGCCCATTTCCGGCATGGCCAGCAAGATCAACTTCTCCGAGGGCAGCCTGGTATCGCCGACCACCAACGGCGGCCTGCTGACGACCATCGTCCAGCTCGACCCGCTGTATGCCAATTTCTCGTTCTCCGAGGCCGAAAAGCTGGCACTGGATAAAGCCGCCCAGCGCGGCAGCATCACGCTACCTGAAGGTCGCAGTTACCAGGTCTCGCTCAAGCTTGCGGACGGCTCGACCTTCAAGCACAGCGGCCGCATCGACTTCTCCGATAGCAAGGTCGATCCGGCTACCGGCACGATCAAGGCACGTGCGGTGATTCCGAACCCCGAGGGCGATCTGCTGCCGGGCCAGTTCGTCCGCGTCGTGATCGACGGTGCACAGCTCAACAATGCCATGCTGATTCCGCAACGCGCCGTCGTCCAGTTCCAGGCCGACAAAGCCGTGATGGTGCTGAACGACAAGAACATCGTTGCGCCGCGCGTGGTGCAGCTGGGGCAGGAGCGCGGCAATGAATTCGTCGTGATTTCGGGTCTCAAGGACGGTGACCGCGTCATCGTCGACGGCGTACTCAAGGCGCGTCCGGGTCAGCCGGTGAACCCGGTTCAGGCAGGGGCCAGCGCCCCGGCCGCGGCCAAGTAA
- a CDS encoding efflux transporter outer membrane subunit, whose product MKTTILSFAIASLLGGCAMEPDYQRPVLEMPKQVGTASQPATLPAIKWQDYFTDPALTPLIRDALANNRDLRVAMARVEEARALYGIQRADTLPSFSAVGAEAVSRVPATVNGGREATISRRYDANLGLLSYELDFWGRVRRLNEAAQANYLASEAAQKSFRAGLIADVVSGYYGAQALSEQLAFSRKTEVARSETLRLVQRRLDVGLADRLELLEAQTAFESAQAISAQLAKQKDNARHALGVLIGRVVADDEIISGDATLLEKRPLPLAIPAGVSSEVLLSRPDVEQAEQQLVAANANIGAARAAFFPKVTLVGSAGTASAELGDLFGSGSGAWSFLPTVSIPIFDGGRTRSGLDLAEARKVGAVASYEKTIQVAFREVADVLSDQQWLEAQLDAQQRLIRSQTARMNLAERRYKDGLTNYLAFLIAQRDYFASQQTLIEARRARLTVAAQAYKALGGE is encoded by the coding sequence ATGAAAACAACGATACTTTCGTTCGCGATTGCCTCCTTGCTCGGCGGCTGCGCGATGGAGCCGGATTACCAGCGCCCGGTGCTGGAGATGCCGAAACAGGTCGGCACCGCCAGCCAGCCGGCTACCTTGCCGGCGATCAAGTGGCAAGACTACTTCACCGATCCGGCGCTGACGCCGCTGATCCGCGATGCGCTGGCGAACAACCGCGATTTGCGCGTTGCGATGGCGCGGGTCGAGGAAGCCCGGGCGCTGTACGGCATTCAGCGCGCCGATACGTTGCCGTCGTTCAGCGCGGTCGGTGCCGAGGCGGTCAGCCGTGTGCCGGCAACGGTCAACGGCGGGCGCGAGGCGACGATTTCGCGCCGCTACGACGCCAACCTCGGGCTGCTGTCGTACGAGCTCGACTTCTGGGGGCGAGTGCGGCGCTTGAACGAGGCGGCGCAGGCCAACTATCTGGCGAGCGAGGCGGCGCAAAAGAGCTTTCGCGCCGGGCTGATCGCCGACGTTGTCAGTGGTTATTACGGCGCGCAGGCACTGTCCGAGCAACTGGCGTTCTCGCGCAAGACCGAAGTCGCCCGCAGCGAGACCTTGCGGCTGGTGCAGCGCCGGCTCGACGTCGGCCTCGCCGATCGGCTGGAGTTGCTTGAGGCGCAGACGGCGTTCGAGTCGGCGCAGGCGATCTCGGCACAACTGGCCAAGCAAAAGGACAACGCGCGCCATGCGCTCGGCGTGCTGATCGGCCGGGTGGTTGCGGACGACGAAATCATTTCCGGCGATGCCACCCTGCTGGAAAAACGGCCCCTGCCGTTGGCGATCCCGGCCGGTGTGTCGTCGGAAGTGCTGCTGAGCCGTCCGGATGTCGAGCAGGCCGAACAGCAACTGGTGGCGGCCAATGCGAATATAGGCGCGGCGCGGGCGGCGTTCTTTCCCAAGGTGACGCTGGTCGGCTCGGCCGGGACGGCGAGTGCCGAGCTGGGCGATCTGTTCGGCAGCGGCAGCGGAGCGTGGAGCTTCCTGCCGACGGTGTCGATACCGATCTTCGACGGCGGCCGTACGCGTTCGGGGCTGGATCTGGCCGAGGCGCGCAAGGTCGGGGCGGTGGCATCGTACGAGAAAACCATCCAGGTGGCCTTCAGGGAAGTCGCCGATGTGCTCTCCGATCAGCAGTGGCTCGAAGCGCAGCTGGATGCGCAGCAGCGATTGATCCGCAGCCAGACCGCTAGGATGAATCTGGCCGAGCGTCGCTACAAGGACGGCCTGACCAACTATCTGGCATTCCTGATTGCCCAGCGCGATTACTTCGCGTCGCAACAGACGTTGATCGAGGCGCGGCGTGCGCGGCTGACGGTGGCGGCGCAGGCGTACAAGGCGCTCGGCGGCGAGTAG
- a CDS encoding efflux RND transporter permease subunit — MSRFFIDRPVFAWVIALIIILAGLLALRGLPVSQYPEVAPPGLTISATYPGASAKLVEETVTALIEQEMNGLENLLYFDSASDSNGSATITLTFASGTDIDIASVEAQNRIKRVEARLPAEVRQQGVQVAKSRRNYLLFMTLYSPDGALDSVALGSYASSAVLDSIRRVKGVGEATLFGTEYAMRVWLDPQKLAGYKMTPAEALAAVRAQNVQVATGELGQLPSIPGQEVNATVVTQGRFVTPEQFGNVVLRDGGKGGQVRLKDVARVELGAQDYSVVARLNGKQTAAIGVKLSPDGNAVETAALVREKMNELSRYFPQGVAWDIPYDTSKFVDISIKEVLKTLAEAIVLVFLVMYLFLGNLRATLIPTIVVPIALIGSLVGLYLLGYSINVLTLFAMVLAIGILVDDAIVVVENVERIMSEEGLAPREATQKAMGQIVGAIVAITLVLSAVFVPMAFFTGSVGAIYRQFSVTLVLTMGFSALLALTLTPALCATMLKPIHKGELHAQTGFFGWFNRKFHNTTVGYVGWVTRILRRSGLALLFFALILAATGWLMSRLPTSFLPDEDQGYFVSMVQLPAGATRERTLVVMNEVEQYYMKQPEVEKVIGVVGFSFFGRGQNAALAFITLKDWKNRPKKEEGVSTLVQNANMTLFRIKQAFVFALNVPPIPELASVGGFDFRLQDRAGLGREKLLEARNTLLGMAGQNPALAGVRPEGQEPGPQVYLDVDRVRASQLGIPLADLNDTLSIALGSAYANDFVRDGRILRVLIQADAASRSSPDGILNLQLRNRQGGLVPLSEIATASWVIGAPKLDRYNGLPSYKISGGPAPGKSSGDAMSAMEEMAAKLPQGIGFEWSGTSYEERLSGSQAPFLFGLSVLVVFFCLAALYESWSIPFAVLLVVPLGLFGAVMAMTMRGLPNDVYFKVGLIAIIGLSSKNAILIIEFAKDLQRHGMDLTEATLEACRLRFRPILMTSIAFIAGVLPLVISTGAGAASRHAIGTGVMGGMIAATVLAVFLVPVFFVVTRKLFPDKAHKALSEAASDDHR; from the coding sequence ATGTCACGCTTCTTTATTGACCGCCCGGTGTTCGCCTGGGTGATCGCACTGATTATCATTCTGGCCGGTCTGCTCGCCCTGCGCGGGCTGCCGGTGTCGCAGTATCCGGAGGTTGCGCCGCCGGGCCTGACGATTTCCGCCACCTATCCCGGCGCCAGCGCCAAGCTGGTCGAGGAAACGGTTACGGCGCTGATCGAGCAGGAAATGAACGGGCTCGAGAACCTGCTGTACTTCGATTCGGCCAGCGACAGCAACGGCTCGGCGACGATCACGCTGACGTTTGCGTCGGGCACCGACATCGACATCGCGTCGGTCGAGGCGCAGAACCGCATCAAGCGGGTCGAGGCACGCCTGCCGGCCGAAGTGCGCCAGCAGGGTGTGCAGGTCGCCAAGTCCCGCCGCAACTACCTGCTGTTCATGACGCTGTATTCGCCGGACGGCGCGCTTGATAGCGTCGCGCTCGGCAGCTATGCCAGCTCGGCGGTGCTCGACAGCATCCGCCGGGTCAAAGGGGTCGGCGAGGCAACGTTGTTCGGCACCGAGTACGCGATGCGGGTGTGGCTTGATCCGCAGAAGCTCGCCGGTTACAAAATGACGCCGGCCGAGGCCCTGGCCGCGGTGCGGGCGCAGAACGTCCAGGTGGCTACCGGCGAACTCGGCCAGCTGCCGTCGATTCCGGGGCAGGAAGTCAACGCCACGGTGGTGACGCAAGGGCGTTTCGTGACGCCGGAGCAGTTCGGCAACGTCGTGCTGCGTGACGGCGGCAAGGGGGGGCAAGTCCGGCTGAAGGATGTGGCGCGCGTCGAACTCGGCGCGCAGGATTACTCGGTGGTGGCGCGGCTGAACGGCAAGCAGACGGCGGCGATCGGCGTGAAGTTGTCGCCGGACGGCAATGCGGTCGAGACCGCCGCACTGGTGCGCGAGAAGATGAACGAGCTGTCGCGCTACTTCCCGCAGGGCGTGGCGTGGGATATTCCGTACGACACGTCCAAGTTCGTCGATATCTCGATTAAGGAAGTGCTGAAAACACTGGCCGAGGCGATCGTGCTGGTGTTCCTGGTGATGTACCTCTTCCTCGGCAACCTGCGGGCGACGCTGATTCCGACCATCGTGGTGCCGATTGCCTTGATCGGCTCGCTGGTCGGTCTGTATCTGCTCGGCTACTCGATCAACGTGCTGACCCTGTTCGCGATGGTGCTGGCGATCGGGATTCTCGTCGACGATGCGATCGTGGTGGTCGAGAACGTCGAGCGGATCATGTCCGAAGAAGGGCTGGCGCCACGCGAGGCGACGCAGAAGGCGATGGGCCAGATCGTCGGCGCGATCGTCGCGATCACACTGGTGCTGTCGGCGGTGTTCGTGCCGATGGCGTTTTTCACCGGCTCGGTGGGGGCGATCTACCGGCAGTTCTCGGTGACGCTGGTGCTGACGATGGGCTTCTCGGCGCTGCTGGCGCTGACGCTGACGCCGGCGCTGTGCGCGACGATGCTCAAGCCGATCCACAAGGGCGAGCTGCATGCGCAGACCGGCTTCTTCGGCTGGTTCAACCGCAAGTTCCATAACACCACGGTCGGCTACGTCGGCTGGGTGACGCGCATCCTGCGTCGCTCGGGTCTGGCCTTGCTGTTCTTCGCGCTGATCCTGGCGGCGACCGGCTGGCTGATGAGCCGCCTGCCGACGTCGTTCCTGCCCGACGAAGATCAGGGCTACTTTGTCAGCATGGTGCAGTTGCCGGCCGGCGCGACGCGCGAGCGCACGCTGGTGGTGATGAACGAAGTCGAGCAGTACTACATGAAGCAGCCCGAGGTCGAGAAGGTGATCGGCGTGGTCGGCTTCAGCTTCTTCGGTCGCGGTCAGAATGCCGCGCTGGCGTTCATTACGCTCAAGGACTGGAAGAATCGCCCCAAGAAGGAAGAAGGCGTGTCGACGCTGGTGCAGAACGCCAACATGACGCTGTTCCGCATCAAGCAGGCTTTCGTGTTCGCGCTGAACGTGCCGCCGATTCCCGAACTGGCATCGGTGGGCGGTTTCGATTTCCGTCTGCAAGACCGTGCCGGCCTTGGTCGAGAAAAACTGCTCGAAGCACGCAATACGCTGCTCGGGATGGCGGGGCAAAATCCGGCCTTGGCCGGTGTGCGTCCCGAAGGCCAGGAGCCGGGCCCGCAGGTTTATCTCGACGTCGATCGCGTTCGCGCCAGCCAGCTCGGCATTCCGCTGGCCGACCTGAACGACACGCTGTCGATTGCACTCGGTTCGGCCTACGCCAACGACTTCGTTCGCGATGGCCGCATCCTGCGCGTGCTGATCCAGGCCGATGCGGCGTCGCGCTCGTCGCCGGACGGCATCCTCAACTTGCAGTTGCGCAACCGTCAGGGCGGACTGGTGCCGCTGTCCGAGATCGCGACCGCAAGCTGGGTCATCGGTGCGCCCAAGCTCGACCGCTACAACGGCTTGCCGTCGTACAAGATCAGCGGCGGGCCGGCGCCGGGCAAGAGCTCGGGCGATGCAATGAGCGCGATGGAGGAAATGGCCGCCAAGCTGCCGCAAGGCATCGGCTTTGAATGGTCCGGCACCTCGTACGAGGAGAGATTGTCGGGCTCGCAGGCACCGTTCCTGTTCGGGCTGTCGGTGCTGGTGGTGTTCTTCTGCCTTGCGGCGCTGTACGAAAGCTGGTCGATTCCGTTTGCGGTGCTTCTGGTGGTGCCGCTGGGGCTCTTTGGCGCGGTGATGGCGATGACGATGCGGGGGCTGCCGAACGACGTGTACTTCAAGGTCGGCCTGATTGCGATCATCGGTTTGTCGTCCAAAAACGCCATCCTGATCATCGAGTTCGCCAAGGATCTGCAGCGCCACGGCATGGACTTGACCGAGGCGACGCTCGAGGCCTGCCGGCTGCGCTTCCGGCCGATCCTGATGACGTCGATCGCCTTCATCGCCGGGGTGCTGCCGCTGGTGATCAGCACCGGCGCCGGCGCAGCGAGCCGGCACGCGATCGGCACAGGCGTGATGGGCGGAATGATCGCCGCGACGGTGCTGGCCGTGTTCCTCGTGCCGGTGTTCTTCGTGGTGACCCGCAAGCTGTTCCCGGACAAGGCGCACAAGGCTTTGAGCGAGGCAGCCAGTGACGATCACCGCTAA
- a CDS encoding TetR/AcrR family transcriptional regulator: MSEQELQASGCRQRIVAAALEVFRECGYRASVDRVAQRAGVARQTIYNHFVSKPALFSAVLQEGCAEHRARLIAGEGGLAERLLHFAVAMQANLLTPASINLHRLLTHEAGRFPELAAQVYVNGVQATAEQLASLLTKAMRDGELRDDDPQLAADIFLDIIVSHDRQRLLFCMPLPDADEQLQLLRRRIGVFLRAYQPDCA, encoded by the coding sequence GTGTCAGAACAAGAGTTGCAAGCGTCAGGTTGCAGGCAGCGCATCGTCGCCGCAGCGCTCGAAGTTTTCCGCGAGTGCGGTTATCGAGCCAGTGTCGATCGCGTGGCGCAACGCGCCGGCGTCGCCCGGCAGACGATCTACAACCACTTCGTTTCCAAGCCTGCGCTGTTCTCGGCCGTTTTGCAGGAAGGCTGCGCCGAACACCGGGCCAGACTGATTGCCGGGGAAGGGGGGCTGGCCGAGCGGCTGCTGCATTTTGCCGTCGCCATGCAGGCCAATCTACTGACGCCAGCATCGATCAATCTGCATCGTTTGCTGACGCACGAAGCGGGGCGATTTCCTGAGCTTGCGGCGCAGGTTTATGTCAATGGCGTTCAGGCGACGGCCGAGCAGCTCGCAAGCTTGCTGACAAAAGCCATGCGGGATGGCGAGCTGCGCGACGATGATCCGCAGCTGGCCGCCGATATATTCCTCGACATCATCGTCAGTCACGACCGTCAGCGGTTGCTGTTTTGCATGCCTTTGCCCGATGCGGACGAGCAATTGCAACTGTTGCGTCGGCGCATCGGTGTGTTCCTGCGCGCCTATCAACCAGATTGCGCCTGA
- a CDS encoding efflux RND transporter periplasmic adaptor subunit, producing the protein MQQRLAVLCAAMALALTACSKQDAAAKPGAGGPPPAEVAVVTATRGDSAVTREFPGQVTAFRTAEVRAQVDGILQKRLYAEGGEVRAGQQLFQIDPRTLRANLASAKAELARTQASAEIARATLKRYGQLVGDQGVSRQEYDQAQSALKQAEAQVLASAAAVDRAQIDLEHAAVSAPISGRIGRALVSEGALVGKGEATHLATIEQLDPVYVDFAQSANDILRFRQQLKSGKLNAADGLPVEIILPDGSVYQHAGKLLFSEQTVDPATGTIVVRAQFPNPDRLLMPGVFVTARSAQGVLSGAVRVPQRAVQSSPQGQFVYIVDKDSKVGPQPVKTAGFSGKDWLIGEGLKGGETVIVEGIQKIRPGASVKPVPFGASHSASQSASAPAASAVAAKPAASAAAAK; encoded by the coding sequence ATGCAGCAACGACTTGCCGTGCTGTGCGCCGCGATGGCGCTTGCCCTGACTGCCTGCAGCAAACAGGATGCCGCTGCCAAACCGGGGGCAGGCGGGCCGCCGCCGGCCGAAGTGGCGGTGGTGACTGCTACCCGTGGCGATAGCGCCGTGACGCGTGAGTTCCCCGGTCAGGTCACCGCTTTTCGCACCGCCGAGGTGCGTGCTCAGGTCGATGGCATTCTGCAGAAACGTTTATATGCTGAGGGCGGTGAAGTGCGCGCCGGCCAGCAGCTGTTCCAGATCGATCCGCGCACGTTGCGCGCCAATCTGGCGTCGGCCAAGGCCGAGCTGGCACGCACCCAAGCCAGCGCCGAGATCGCGCGGGCAACGTTGAAGCGCTACGGGCAGCTGGTTGGTGATCAGGGCGTGTCGCGACAGGAATACGATCAAGCGCAATCGGCGCTGAAACAGGCGGAGGCGCAGGTGCTGGCATCCGCCGCGGCGGTCGATCGTGCGCAGATCGATCTTGAGCATGCCGCGGTATCGGCACCGATCTCCGGCCGCATCGGCCGTGCGCTGGTGTCCGAAGGCGCGCTGGTCGGCAAGGGCGAGGCGACGCATCTGGCGACGATCGAACAGCTTGATCCGGTTTATGTCGATTTCGCCCAGTCGGCCAACGACATCCTGCGTTTCCGCCAGCAGCTCAAGTCGGGCAAGTTGAATGCGGCTGACGGCTTGCCGGTGGAGATCATCCTGCCCGATGGCAGCGTCTATCAGCACGCAGGCAAATTGCTGTTTTCCGAGCAGACGGTCGATCCGGCCACCGGCACCATCGTCGTTCGGGCGCAGTTCCCCAATCCGGATCGGCTGCTGATGCCCGGCGTGTTCGTGACCGCGCGCTCGGCGCAAGGCGTGCTGAGTGGCGCGGTACGCGTGCCGCAACGGGCGGTGCAAAGCTCGCCGCAAGGGCAGTTCGTCTACATCGTCGACAAGGACAGCAAGGTGGGGCCGCAGCCGGTGAAGACCGCCGGCTTCTCGGGCAAGGACTGGTTGATCGGCGAAGGCCTCAAGGGCGGTGAAACGGTGATCGTCGAGGGCATTCAGAAGATTCGCCCCGGCGCGTCGGTCAAACCGGTGCCCTTTGGCGCTAGCCATTCAGCCAGCCAGAGTGCCAGTGCGCCGGCAGCCAGTGCAGTCGCGGCCAAACCTGCGGCCAGCGCCGCAGCTGCCAAGTAA